The genomic DNA ATACTAATCTGTCAAAGAAGTTACAAAAACAgccaacatcatcatcatcattgccATCACCATCTTCTGTTTCACTTCGACACAATCATGGCAAATGTGGACATGTAGCACCAGAAGCTCCAAAGCCTAGGAGACTGAAGGCTGTTCATCAATACAAAATTTTGGAAAAGAATAGTGGAAGTGAGTATGATCAAGGAAGTGATGAAACTTCTATTGCTGATTTTTTCATTGACTTTGATCATCAAGATCAATTGATGGTTGGTGATGATGAGTCTAATTCAAAGATTCCACAAATGGAAGATCACAAGGTGAGTTCAACAAATAGTACTCATAGTTCATCATCACCTTCTGATCATTGTCATCTTTTAGCAGAGAAATTTGACCCTCAAGAGATCCTTTTGGATGTGGAGCTTAAGAAGATGGCTTCCTTTCTTggacttgaaaatgattgaagtgaTTTATTCCAATGAGGGGACCAAGAGAAAAAGGTCAAGTGAATTGGGAATCATATAGCCTTTGCTATATGccatttttatatgtatttccTAACTAAACATGTAACTAGATGAACAAGTTCTTGGCTTCTTCTTTATGTCACTTGATCACCAATCCTTTATAccaaaaaagtttgaatataGTGACGGAAAATTAGAGACCGAAAAACATGAAATTCGTCTTTGATTTTGTCTCTAATTGATACAAAATTATAGACGCTAAAGTAGaagattatttcttttttctatcACTAATTTCCGTCGATAATTTCACTTTTTCTAGTAGATATTATGCCACAATAATTTAGAAAGTGCTGGAgttttacaatttttgtttacCAATTTTTTGTTGGGAGCCATGCCATTAATTTATGCATCTATAACTGTATTTGAGTATAAATATGTAACTATACATGAAGAGATAAAATACTCATACTAGCATATACTATGCAAAGGATTTCAGTTTTGATAGCTTATAGAAGCAACATAACAAACAGGAGTACTGTGTGTGTAACCGTAACGACTATATATTCATTATCAAACTCGTGTGTATATCTTTTATTCCGAATTATCACCGGATCTATGCAAGTGGTTGATGCGTAGTGTGTGTTAGTGTTGTAAATATCATCGGGAGTATTTCTCAAGTGTCAGGTTCAGCAATATTAATTGCTTTATATCTACTTTAAATGTCACAAATTTTCAGGTTTAAGGTCACAAATCACAGTAGTTCCTTCAACTTGAACAATTTAATTTTCCTAAAGAGATGCTTGCAACAATAGATGATAGACAGTCACAGGGAAAAAGAAAGCATCAATGTGAAAGCAAATTTATCCAAAAGAGAACATTGTGTATATAAACTACTGTgctaataaaatagaaaaatttggTTATACTAAAGTGAATTATCCCTGTTGAAGATAATTTTAGACATcttaacaattaattaaagaGAGAATTTTAATTAAGATGATCCACATACACATGTTAGGTATAAAACACTGACCTGTTAATATATTTCCTTGATAGTACTCTAACCAATGTTTGAGATGATTTCTTGTCTCAAAAGTAAACTATTAATTTTGCTCGTAAAAAATGgtaaattattcattttaaaagaatatagTCCTAAAAGAGTTATTTATACCACTTGTGTTTGCATCAatcaaaatcatgtttataaactttCACCGTCATTTCATAGGTGTCTTTTCAGCTGATTGGCGTATAAGTGTATGTTTAGATTCATGATAACTTTGACGAAATAACAAGAACCTACTGTGATTTTAACAAAAGCTACACTTGAAGAGAGAATtgcatttaaattataacacGATTCTAGCTGGTAAATGCAACTCTATGTAACTTTTACATTGGAGTGATTGAAATCTAGACATAACCATTCGGTTCAAacccattttcaactaaaatcaaatttgcACTACCTCAAAACACTGAATTAACTAGTTATATCAGTCCCAATACCATACAAAGGTTTACTTTCCAATCTATCTAATCTAGATGCCTATGAAGTTCATTTCCATTTACATGTAAATCTCACATAACAGGAAAACTTATCTTTCTCCTATAATTACTCTTTAACCAACGAATATAATTTGATTAGATACCTTTTAGGTTAAGTTATTAATACTCACTAGATTTATGTACTCCTTGTAtaagtttttctatttatttagtACTTCCTAGATCCCAAATTACACGACGATTTGTAAtttcacatttattaaaaatttaattaagatCGTTGAtgttttcattcattcaaattgatagaatacatcagaatcaagatcgctaaaaacgtaaagggtgaatctgcgaataaactcacaacacccaaattaatagcatacaacgacaaaattcctgcaaataatatgataaaatctaaatcaccaAAATATtcatgcttccggatctgcaacgtt from Medicago truncatula cultivar Jemalong A17 chromosome 8, MtrunA17r5.0-ANR, whole genome shotgun sequence includes the following:
- the LOC11423980 gene encoding transcription factor MYB1, with the translated sequence MVRSPKEVNKGAWSREEDDILSKYVVIHGEGKWQKVAQNAGLKRCGKSCRQRWLNYLKPGIKRGHISTDEEDMIIRLHRLLGNRWSLIAKRLPGRTDNEIKNYWNTNLSKKLQKQPTSSSSLPSPSSVSLRHNHGKCGHVAPEAPKPRRLKAVHQYKILEKNSGSEYDQGSDETSIADFFIDFDHQDQLMVGDDESNSKIPQMEDHKVSSTNSTHSSSSPSDHCHLLAEKFDPQEILLDVELKKMASFLGLEND